In Aythya fuligula isolate bAytFul2 chromosome 19, bAytFul2.pri, whole genome shotgun sequence, one genomic interval encodes:
- the C19H9orf16 gene encoding UPF0184 protein C9orf16 homolog: protein MAGPNAEPPAPLGPPGRDGEDGAGDGDGDGDGDGFGEEEYAAINSMLDQINSCLDHLEEKNDYLHACLKELLESNRQTRLEFQQQSEQQNMEADMQGPQPPV from the exons ATGGCGGGACCCAACGCGGAGCCGCCCGCACCGCTGGGCCCCCCGGGGCGGGACGGCGAggacggggctggggacggggacggggacggggacggggacggcttcggggaggaag AATATGCAGCAATAAACTCCATGCTGGACCAGATCAACTCCTGCTTGGATCACCTGGAGGAGAAGAATGATTATCTACACGCCTGCTTGAAGGAACTGCTGGAGTCCAACCGCCAGACCCGCCTGGAGTTCCAGCAGCAGAGCGAGCAGCAGAACATGGAAGCTGACATGCAGGGACCACAGCCTCCTGTCTAG